Within the Agromyces atrinae genome, the region CTCCTGACCCTTCCGTCGGCTGCGGCCGTCGGCGCCGCCGCGGCCCTCGTCGCGCACAACTTCGGTTTCGTCGGCATCGTCATCGACGCCATCGTCGGCGTCGGCATCATCGTCTTCATCTTCCTGTGGTCGCGACGTGACGCGGTCAACCCCCACAACGTCATCAGCGAGGTCGCCGACTCGGGCCTCGCCGTGAAGATCAAGCGCAACCCGAAGCCGAAGCGCGAGTCGCGTACGAAGAAGGTGCAGAAGTGATCGACTGGCTCGCCTTCGTCATCGTGCTCGTCTCGGCCCTCGCGGGTGCGTCGATCGTCGTCGCGGCGTTCTCCTTCGGCATCCGTCTCTTGACCCTCTCGGGTCGCACGCCGATCGTCACTCCGGCCGAGTTCACCGACGCGATCACGATCATGACGCCGTCGGAGATCGCTCAGGCCGAGAAGCGTGCGGCGAAGGCCGCGCGGAAGAGCCCGCTCACCGAGGGCCAGAAGAAGGCGGCCTTCGTCGGGGCGTGCGCGTTCTTCACGCTCAGCGCTCTCGCGGTTCTCTTCGGCATCTACCTGATCGTTCCGGCGCTCCACGCGCTCGGCTGATCCGCGGAGCCGTCTCGCGGCCGTTCCGGCGGATCCGCGGCGCGGCGCGCCGGTGAGGGATGCCGCGGGCGGGCGTGTCCTCGCGGGCGTCCGCCACAACGGACACACGCCCTGCGGCGCCGGAGCAGAGCCCGACGCCGCAGCAGTGCATCAGTCGGTACCGCGCCAGCGGCCGATCGTGTTCATGACGTGGTAGATCAGGATGGCGGCGACGGTACCGAGGGCGATGCCGTTGAAGCTCACCTGACCGGCGTTGAACGTGAAGTCGGCGATTCCGATGATGAGGGCCGTCGCAGCGGTGAACTGGTTGACCGGCTTCCGGAAGTCGACCTTGTTATCGAGCCAGATCTTCACGCCGATGACGCCGATGAGTCCGTAGAGCGCCGTCGTCACGCCGCCGAGCACACCCGCGGGGA harbors:
- a CDS encoding peptidase — its product is MIDWLAFVIVLVSALAGASIVVAAFSFGIRLLTLSGRTPIVTPAEFTDAITIMTPSEIAQAEKRAAKAARKSPLTEGQKKAAFVGACAFFTLSALAVLFGIYLIVPALHALG